A part of Halobaculum sp. MBLA0143 genomic DNA contains:
- a CDS encoding winged helix-turn-helix domain-containing protein, whose protein sequence is MTDPVVQSSPSSVAESSAFVRLLETKARVKMLDVLMRDSYVALDQTELAERAGVNQSTVSRNIEVFEDLGVVEVSDGRPKEYRIDLEDSVVQGLRQAQTGLLEYTRRLHNEDVHKQEDRPEWQSLANDEKVAEAQRLAKSHPEATVAVET, encoded by the coding sequence ATGACAGATCCAGTCGTGCAGTCGAGTCCCAGTAGTGTCGCGGAGAGTTCCGCGTTCGTGCGCCTGCTGGAGACCAAAGCGCGCGTCAAGATGCTGGACGTGCTGATGAGAGACTCGTACGTCGCGCTGGATCAGACTGAACTGGCTGAGCGTGCGGGTGTAAATCAGAGTACAGTGAGCCGCAACATCGAGGTGTTCGAGGACCTCGGTGTCGTCGAAGTGTCCGACGGCCGCCCGAAGGAGTACCGGATCGACTTAGAGGACTCGGTCGTCCAGGGTCTCCGGCAGGCACAGACGGGGCTCCTGGAGTACACACGCCGTCTTCACAACGAGGACGTGCACAAGCAGGAGGACCGTCCCGAGTGGCAGTCGCTGGCGAACGACGAGAAGGTGGCCGAAGCTCAGCGGCTGGCCAAGAGTCACCCAGAGGCGACAGTCGCTGTCGAGACCTGA
- a CDS encoding DNA polymerase sliding clamp (Sliding clamp subunit. Responsible for tethering the catalytic subunit of DNA polymerase to DNA during high-speed replication. Proliferating cell nuclear antigen homolog.), translated as MPDHETVTESEATAGSETVSNEPTDEAATDGPTSETASNGVAVTVAVDRLTRLLDVVSAVVEECRLHFEPDGLRVVATDPARVALTTVELDADGCVSYAGDGTTVGVDADRLAELVSVADDGPVTLALDPETLSLDVRLPGLSYTVAVIDPERVQEPPAREELSFPYDAGCSLPASELDRLVRAVDLIGDYVRLGVDPDEPAFTVDAEGDTDEVRLRYGPDDLPSLAPGVADSLFSLNYLADVSRVVPNDATVDIRLGEECPVRFEYDFGDGHGTTETLVSPRLRK; from the coding sequence GTGCCAGACCACGAGACGGTTACGGAGAGCGAGGCGACGGCGGGGAGTGAGACGGTGTCGAACGAACCCACGGACGAGGCAGCAACAGACGGTCCCACGAGCGAGACAGCGTCGAACGGGGTCGCGGTGACCGTCGCGGTCGACCGACTGACGCGGCTCCTCGACGTGGTGTCGGCGGTCGTCGAGGAGTGTCGACTCCACTTCGAGCCGGACGGGCTCCGGGTCGTCGCCACGGACCCCGCACGGGTCGCGCTCACGACCGTGGAGTTGGACGCCGACGGCTGTGTGTCGTACGCCGGCGACGGGACGACCGTCGGCGTCGACGCCGACCGGCTCGCCGAGCTCGTGTCCGTCGCCGACGACGGCCCGGTGACGCTCGCGCTCGACCCCGAGACGCTGAGCTTAGACGTGCGACTGCCCGGGCTGTCGTACACCGTCGCCGTGATCGACCCCGAGCGCGTTCAGGAGCCGCCCGCCCGCGAGGAGCTGTCGTTCCCGTACGACGCCGGCTGTTCGCTCCCCGCGTCCGAACTGGACCGGCTCGTCCGGGCGGTCGACCTGATCGGTGACTACGTCCGTCTCGGCGTCGACCCCGACGAGCCCGCGTTCACCGTCGACGCCGAGGGGGACACGGACGAGGTTCGGCTCCGCTACGGCCCGGACGACCTCCCGTCGCTGGCGCCGGGCGTCGCCGACTCGTTGTTCTCGCTGAACTACCTCGCGGACGTGAGCCGGGTCGTCCCGAACGACGCGACTGTCGACATCCGGCTGGGCGAGGAGTGTCCCGTCCGCTTCGAGTACGACTTCGGCGACGGCCACGGGACGACCGAGACGCTGGTGTCGCCGCGGCTGAGGAAGTGA